The window AGTTGGTGAAGTAGGAGTGGTGACAGACATCTCTGGTGATAAGGCTCCTGCTATTTCCGTTGGTGATACTGTAGTAAAAGTTGACCCTAGTTACTTCAGGCCAGCGGAAGTTGAGACTCTTCTGGGGGATCCATTAAAAGCTAAAAAGCGCTTGGGCTGGATTCCTGAAATATCAGTTGAAGATATGTGTGCCGAGATGGTTGCGGCGGACCTTAAGGCGGCACAAAGTCATGCGCTATTGATTAAGCATGGCTTTGAAGTGAATGTAAGTTATGAGACTAAGAAAGCATACCCAGTAAAATTATGAAAAAAATATTCGTAGCGGGCCACAATGGGATGGTTGGCTCTGCAATAGTTCGAAAGCTGAAAGGAATGGAGTTTCCATATAGCGTAGTAACAAGGGATCGATGCGAACTGGATTTGACAAGACAGCAGGACGTAGAAGAGTTTTTTAAAAATGAAAAAGTAGATCAGGTTTATGTTGCATCTGCAAAAGTCGGTGGGATCTATGCTAACAATGAGTATCCTGCTGATTTTATTTATCAGAACTTGATGATTCAGGCAAACATCATTCACTCTGCATATGTTTCGGGAGTGAGGCAACTGTTATTCTTGGGTTCATCTTGTATCTATCCTAAGTTGTGTGATCAGCCAATGAAGGAGGCTTCGCTGTTAACCGGCAAGCTTGAACCAACGAATGAGCCTTATGCAATTGCAAAGATTGCAGGAATTAAGTTGTGTGAGTCTTATAATCGTCAGTATGGTTGTGATTATAGAAGTTTGATGCCAACTAATTTATATGGTGAAAATGATAACTTTCATTCAGAAAACTCCCATGTTATTCCAGCCTTAATGCGTCGGATACATGAGGCTAAGCTTGCTGAGGACAGCTCTGTTGTTGTTTGGGGGACGGGTACTCCAAAGAGAGAGTTTTTACATGTTGATGATTTAGCAAATGCAGCTGTACATATTATGAATGTTGATAAAAAGGAGTATGACCAGCACGTATCGCCGATGTCATCCCACATCAATGTTGGTACAGGCATAGATTGTTCTATCTCCGAGCTTGCTCAGTCTATTGCTAAAGTTGTAGGTTATCATGGGAAGGTAATATTTGACTCCACTAAGCCGGATGGTGCGCCGCGAAAGCTTTTGGATATATCTAAGTTAAATGCATTGGGTTGGAGCCCTTCCATTAAGTTGGAGGCTGGCCTCAGATCTACCTATGAGTGGTTTTTGGAAAAAGAAAGCCAGATTCGTATTTGATTATATGGTGGTGACATTTGGGTGCGTATAGAAGGCAGGTGGTGGGGCAAGACCAAGATACCGTATCTCCTGCCCGATGGTCATGGTCGGTCGATATAAAGAACAGTCTAAAGAAAACTGAGTTGTGGTGGGATCTTGGAATATTCGATCTGAAGTTGAGGTATCGGCGCTCAGTTATAGGGCCATTTTGGATTACCATCAGCTCAGCGATATTTATTGCTGCATTAGGGTTTCTTTGGTCTCACTTGTTTGGCGTGCCTGTGGAGAAGTATATTCCTTTTTTTGCAATAGGGCATATTGTTTGGCAATACTTCGCTAACCTTTTGGTTGATGAGAGCAATGGTTTTGTGCAATTTGAGGGGCATATTAGACAGTGCGATGCTCCAATGACGACTTATCTCTTGAGGTTATGGATAAGGCATTCATCGGTGTTTATCCATAACTTGGTAATTATAGTTTGTATAGGGGCTATATACTCACTTAATCTGACGGTTGCATCGATACTTCTTTTTATTGCTGGCTACCTCTTGCTAAGTCTATTTACTATTAGCTTTGGAGGAATGCTGGCAATATTTTGTGCAAAATATCGAGACTTTCATCAAGCTATACAAACCTTTGTCCAGGTGTTATTTTTCGCCACGCCAGTTATTTGGGAAAATAAGCTTCCGCCAGAATATTCATGGGTCGCC is drawn from Hahella sp. KA22 and contains these coding sequences:
- a CDS encoding GDP-L-fucose synthase, which gives rise to MKKIFVAGHNGMVGSAIVRKLKGMEFPYSVVTRDRCELDLTRQQDVEEFFKNEKVDQVYVASAKVGGIYANNEYPADFIYQNLMIQANIIHSAYVSGVRQLLFLGSSCIYPKLCDQPMKEASLLTGKLEPTNEPYAIAKIAGIKLCESYNRQYGCDYRSLMPTNLYGENDNFHSENSHVIPALMRRIHEAKLAEDSSVVVWGTGTPKREFLHVDDLANAAVHIMNVDKKEYDQHVSPMSSHINVGTGIDCSISELAQSIAKVVGYHGKVIFDSTKPDGAPRKLLDISKLNALGWSPSIKLEAGLRSTYEWFLEKESQIRI
- a CDS encoding ABC transporter permease; the encoded protein is MGQDQDTVSPARWSWSVDIKNSLKKTELWWDLGIFDLKLRYRRSVIGPFWITISSAIFIAALGFLWSHLFGVPVEKYIPFFAIGHIVWQYFANLLVDESNGFVQFEGHIRQCDAPMTTYLLRLWIRHSSVFIHNLVIIVCIGAIYSLNLTVASILLFIAGYLLLSLFTISFGGMLAIFCAKYRDFHQAIQTFVQVLFFATPVIWENKLPPEYSWVAELNPMYYFIELMRSPLLGRELPEYTLFVCTIACLVGVLGYLYVLRRTVAKIIYWL